The region acaaaacataaagtccTTTGTCGCTTCGAACCTTGGTGAAAAGCCTTTATGTTCGTCTACGAATACGGTGGTCCCAGTAGTCGCGATAATCAAGCGTGCGCTAATCAAACCTTTAATCCTGAAAGTGAGAGACGCCAATCTGACGTCTTGTATAACAGAGGTAAAAAAACATTCGGTAACTTCTTCTCATCTGTTCAAGTTCCGATGGATAAAGTTACTAAATATTTATCTTTGGTGATATGTAGCAGACATCTCGTGAAAATAACCGAAGCGCGCGTAAATATATTGGCCCGAACATCACAATTATCGAGACAAAaaggccaaaaagaaaaaagagaaccGGGAAAAGTAGCGGTTAACCGCTATGATGTAAGCATCAGATACAAGtggcaagaaatgaataaaaaccGGGAAAAAAAAACCGGTTTTAGTGAATGATTCAATGAATGGTGCAAGAATTAGAGAAAGAggtgatgattttatgtttctGTAGACTTGACACCTCAACAAAtacattttttaataaaataaaaataataaatttatgtatatatattcagtGCACCATAACAGTTGGTGAAAGCAAAAAAAGAACAATACttgttcttggtttttcttactttctttccttctttcttttttcactaTCTTTTTTGCCCTATTTAGATAGGGTTTGTGTTGAAAATCTTGAACTTTGTTTATATGTAATGCAAAATTTGGTTGAAGAGAAAatcttggtattgttgttcttgttgcaaagtttggttctttttgccttttttggggggttttctTTTGAAGATCAGCAAACATGTCTACTCTTGTTAATTACAGTGGTGAGttttcttaacttttttttttttttttaatttttttatatttttaaaattatgggttCTTGATTTTTAGGGAATTTAGCATCTGGGGTGTATTTAGTTTCTGCAAATTTACTTTGTTAGTGCTCTATAAATCTATTAAGGCTTGATTCTTGAATATGAAAAAACTTTATTTGTTGCTTTGTCTTTGAAGATGTTAATCCTATTACTATAAagacttttttgttttgtttaagtTTTTGTGTATTGTTCAGATTGATGTTAAAGATTGGTTTGTACcaaagaaaataaagtaaagatTGGTACTTTTTGTGATAAAGAAggtgtaaataagaaaaattgatCTAGTTTTTGTAGCTAGAATCATTTGTTGTTTAACTTTTGACCTGCTAATTGGTTCTTAATAGGTAGATCTTAGTTTTCAACTTATATATGTAATGAGTTTAATGAAGTTAAAGATAAGATCTTGGAAGAAATAGGCATGAAAACCATTATCTTGGGAGTACTGAAGTTAGGGAAGTTTTTAGTATAGCTGATTAGCAGAAAAGATAGCTAAATGAAGTACTAGTGACCTGATAAATGGGTTTTTAATAGGTAGATCTTAGGTTTAAGTTTATATGTAGTGAATACTTCTATTAGGGAATTTTTAGTATAGTTGATTAGCAGAAAAAGATAGCTAAATGAAGTtcttgatgtttgatctttcaGGTGATGATGAGTTCTATTCTGGAGGATCACTTTGTTCAGCTGAAATTTACTGTCCTGTTAGAAAGAGGGCACGCATTAGCGGTCCCTTCTTCGTCGAAGAAGAGCGAACAAAGAATCCATCCATCGAAACACTTCCCGACGAATGCTTATTCGAGATCTTTAGAAGATTGCAAGGAGGCCGTGAAAGGAGCTCAGCAGCTTGCGTTTCTAAACGTTGGCTTATGCTCTCGAGTAATGTGAGGAGCTCCGAGATTTGCCAAAATGATACGAAAATGGTCTCAGCTGATGAAGATCTTGAAGTAGAATGTGATGGATATCTTACTAGGTGTTTAGAAGGGAAGAAAGCTACAGATATTAGACTTGCTTCTATTGCGGTTGGAACTTCCAGCCGTGGTGGTCTTGGAAAGCTCTCGGTTAGGGGGAGCAATATTACTAATGTTGGTCTATCAGCAATTGCCCATGGTTGTCCTTCTCTTAGGGTTCTTTCCTTGTGGAACGTTCCTTATATCGGAGATGAAGGTCTTGTGGAGATTTCGAGGGGATGTCATTCATTAGAAAAACTGGATCTATCTCAATGTCCCTCGATCTCAAACAAAGGTTTGGTTGCGATAGCTGAGAGCTGCCCGAGTTTGACTTCTTTGACGATCGAATCTTGTCGAAATATCGGAAATGAGGGTCTCCAAGCTATTGGAAGATGCTGTACTAAATTACAGTATCTTACTATTAAAGACTGCCCTCTTGTAGGTGATCAGGGAATCGCTAGCCTTCTGTCGTCGGGCACTACAATGTTGAAGAAAGTGAAACTTCACGGTCTAAAAATCACGGATTTCTCGCTTGCTGTCATTGGTCACTATGGCAAGGCGATTACCGATCTTAATCTGAGTTTACTTCGTAATGTCAGTCAGAAGGGTTTTTGGGTTATGGGTAATGCTCAAGGTTTACAATCTCTGGCCTCTTTAACAATCACATTGTGCAGAGGAGCCACTGATGTGAGTCTTGGAGCAGTAGGAAAGGGATGTACGAATCTTAAACATATGTGCGTTCGCAAGTGTTGCTTTGTTTCTGATGGTGGACTTGTTGCCTTTGCTAGATCCGCTGGATCTCTTGAGAGTCTTTTGCTGGAAGAATGCAACAGGATCACCCAAACGGGGATTTTAAACGCTGTTTCGAGCTGTCGAAAGTTGAAGTCTCTTTCCTTAGTGAAGTGTGTGGGAGTTAAAGATTTACCTGCACAAGCTTCCTCGTTGTCTCCTTGTGAATCTCTTCGATCGTTGTCCATCCGAAGCTGTCCGGGATTCGGTAGCACTAGCTTAGCTATGGTGGGGAACCTGTGTCCTCAGCTACATCATTTGGATCTCAGTGGTCTTACTGGAATAACAGATGCCGGGCTTCTCCCTCTTTTGGAAAGATCCAAGGCAGGACTCATCAAGGTTAATCTTACCGACTGCCTGAACTTAACCGACAAAGTGGTGTTCTCTCTAGCTAGGTTACACGGCGAGACCTTGGAACTGCTGAATCTTTATGGTTGTAGGAAGGTTACAGATGCAAGCTTGGTGACAATTGCTGATAATTGTCCGTTACTTAATGATCTTGATGTTTCTAAGTGTTCAATAACTGATTCTGGTGTAGCTGCTTTGTCCTATGGAGTGCAAGTAAATTTGCAGATTCTTTCATTATCAGGTTGCTCCATGGTAACAAACAAGAGTGTCCCGTCTCTTAAAAGGTTGGGTGAGAGCTTAGTCGGTTTGAATCTCCAACACTGCAACGGTATCAGTAGCAGCAAAGTTGAGCTTCTTGTTGAGGACATCTGGAGATGTGATATACTGTCCTAAGCCAACTGGAGCACAGCACAAGGCAATGCGTCCAAAGGGGTTCGGACGAAGAGTAGTAGCTATTTGGTTCATTCAGCTTTTGGCAGGATAGAAGCGAACATGATTGTGGTTTTTGGCCCACTATTGGCCTTGTGATACTCCAGTGGCTTGGTTGTTTTCCATCATTTTTTGCAGGTTTTATCTACTTAAAGCCTGTTTCACATCGTTCGGTCTCCGGTTACCTAAGTCCTGGTGTTAAAGTTTTCACTCGTGTTGCTCCTGGTGCCGTCTTTGGCAGCTTGAACTGATAATGCTTCTCTTGAACTTGTATTGACAGATTGGTCCTGCATTTGCCTTGGTACTACACTGCAGAATCAGAAAGTATTATCATAGTATGTTTGTAATTTTCGTGTCAAGAAAAAGTCGtccttgttattgttgttgttgcaagtGTTTACTTAAGTGTTTTACTATGTGTCTTAGTGTGTagttgatgaaaaaaaaaagtcttagTGGTGTCTAGTTGATGAAAAAAAAGTCTCTTAGTGTTTAGTTGCATTTGCACAATTTCTGTAGCATGGTGTCTGTTACTCAGGGGCTTGGTAATGGCAACTTAGTCCATCTAGGTACCTAGGTTGTCTCTCTGGTGTCCGAGTCCGAGTTTTTTATAGGATTATCATAGTCCTATTTTGTAGCAGGTTCCTTGTCTTTCAGATTTGTACTATGCAACTGCCATGTTATGTAATAAAAACTGTGTGTTAgtttgtttaaattttgcttACTGTTTCTCTTCCTTACCTGTAAACTGTCTGTAGGCTCTTATACTGCTCTTTCAAAGTTTGATGATTGATCCTGCTAGTGCTTGTGTTCTACATGAAAGATGGAGGATCAGACATGTTGATCtcccaaatttttcattaattcttcaacaaccaaCTATATCGGGGCAGGCCTGTGTGCCGTATCTGAGTCTACTAACTCTTGCACGCCTTATTTGAGACCTACTAGGACGGGTGGTTTAAACTGACTAGCCTATGGGGTGATTGGTAGTTCGAGTAGTGAAAGGGACTTGAAAGGCAATTGTAAGGGATTGAACGCGTATAGTCCCTCGATTCAAAGATCGATGGCTTCTCCATCCCTCGATTCAAAGATCGATGGCTTCTACATCCCTCGATTCAAAGATCGATGGCTTCTCCATCCCTCGATTCAAAGATCGATGGCTTCTACATCCCTCGATTCAAAGACCGATGGCTTCTTTATCCCTCGATTCAAAGGTCGATGGCTTCTTCATCGGTTGATCAATCCATTACTTTTTGCTTTGTTAGTCCCGGGTTCTGCATCGGTTGATCAATCCATTACTTTTTGCATTGTTAGTCCCAG is a window of Lycium ferocissimum isolate CSIRO_LF1 chromosome 12, AGI_CSIRO_Lferr_CH_V1, whole genome shotgun sequence DNA encoding:
- the LOC132040325 gene encoding EIN3-binding F-box protein 1-like → MSTLVNYSGDDEFYSGGSLCSAEIYCPVRKRARISGPFFVEEERTKNPSIETLPDECLFEIFRRLQGGRERSSAACVSKRWLMLSSNVRSSEICQNDTKMVSADEDLEVECDGYLTRCLEGKKATDIRLASIAVGTSSRGGLGKLSVRGSNITNVGLSAIAHGCPSLRVLSLWNVPYIGDEGLVEISRGCHSLEKLDLSQCPSISNKGLVAIAESCPSLTSLTIESCRNIGNEGLQAIGRCCTKLQYLTIKDCPLVGDQGIASLLSSGTTMLKKVKLHGLKITDFSLAVIGHYGKAITDLNLSLLRNVSQKGFWVMGNAQGLQSLASLTITLCRGATDVSLGAVGKGCTNLKHMCVRKCCFVSDGGLVAFARSAGSLESLLLEECNRITQTGILNAVSSCRKLKSLSLVKCVGVKDLPAQASSLSPCESLRSLSIRSCPGFGSTSLAMVGNLCPQLHHLDLSGLTGITDAGLLPLLERSKAGLIKVNLTDCLNLTDKVVFSLARLHGETLELLNLYGCRKVTDASLVTIADNCPLLNDLDVSKCSITDSGVAALSYGVQVNLQILSLSGCSMVTNKSVPSLKRLGESLVGLNLQHCNGISSSKVELLVEDIWRCDILS